From one Shewanella sp. GD04112 genomic stretch:
- a CDS encoding ABC transporter ATP-binding protein/permease translates to MRPTLYFEGPIDKLNWHVVKLLWPYLLEYKGRVALAMSCLIVAKLASVGLPFILKDLVDTLDANKTAQALSVPIGLVLAYGAVRLLTVITGEIRDTLFGRVTERAIRRLGLAVFDHLHRLDLDFHLERRTGGLSRDIERGTSGVSFLMRFMVFNIVPTLLEIAMVIGIFFFNYGIAFAAITFTSVMAYIWFSVVATEWRTEYVRDAAKADSLSNTRAIDSLLNYETVKYFNNEKYESDRYDQALDQWEVAKRKNRLSLFALNGGQALIIALAMTAMMALAAYKVTNNEMTLGDFVLINAFMMQLFMPLNFLGFVYREIRGALANIERMFSLLDKHPRIVDKPDALDFEPKRGELSFEHVSFSYDDRPILRNVSFKVAAGKKVAVVGDSGAGKSTLIKLLFRFYDVEQGRILIDGQDIRQLTQDALRRAIAIVPQDTVLFNDSLVENIRYGRPDATDEEVRHAIKLAHLEHFIASLSQGWDTKVGERGLKLSGGEKQRVAIARAILKGSPVLVFDEATSSLDSRSEQAILSALREVAKGHTSLVVAHRLSTIVDADQIVVLSQGEIVEQGNHQSLLAQDGLYAKLWRIQNEQQQLSVEV, encoded by the coding sequence ATGCGCCCAACACTGTATTTTGAAGGTCCCATCGATAAGCTCAATTGGCATGTGGTTAAGTTGCTCTGGCCTTATTTGCTCGAGTACAAGGGCCGGGTGGCGCTAGCCATGTCGTGCCTTATCGTCGCTAAGCTTGCCAGCGTGGGCTTGCCCTTTATTCTTAAAGACTTAGTCGATACTTTGGATGCCAATAAAACCGCGCAGGCCTTGAGTGTGCCTATCGGATTAGTTTTAGCCTACGGCGCAGTGCGGCTATTAACAGTGATCACGGGTGAAATCCGCGACACCCTATTTGGCCGTGTCACTGAGCGGGCCATTCGCCGATTGGGTCTCGCGGTGTTCGACCACCTGCATCGACTCGATTTGGATTTTCACTTAGAGCGGCGTACGGGCGGCTTATCGCGAGATATTGAACGCGGCACCAGTGGTGTGAGCTTCTTGATGCGCTTTATGGTGTTTAACATAGTGCCGACCCTGCTAGAAATCGCCATGGTTATTGGTATTTTCTTTTTTAATTATGGCATTGCCTTCGCCGCTATCACTTTTACCTCTGTGATGGCCTACATTTGGTTTTCGGTGGTGGCGACTGAGTGGCGCACCGAATACGTCCGCGATGCGGCCAAGGCCGACTCCCTCTCCAACACCCGCGCCATCGACAGCCTGCTCAACTATGAAACCGTGAAGTATTTTAATAATGAGAAATATGAATCGGACCGTTATGACCAAGCCTTAGACCAATGGGAAGTGGCTAAACGTAAGAATCGTTTGTCACTATTTGCCCTCAACGGTGGCCAAGCGCTGATTATCGCGTTAGCGATGACGGCGATGATGGCGTTAGCCGCCTATAAGGTGACTAATAATGAGATGACCTTAGGTGACTTTGTACTGATCAATGCCTTTATGATGCAACTCTTTATGCCGCTCAACTTTTTAGGATTTGTCTACCGTGAAATCCGCGGAGCCTTAGCCAATATCGAGCGGATGTTCAGTTTGCTCGATAAGCACCCTCGCATAGTCGATAAACCCGATGCCTTAGACTTTGAGCCTAAGCGCGGTGAGCTCAGTTTTGAGCATGTGAGTTTCAGCTACGATGACAGACCGATACTGCGCAACGTTAGCTTTAAGGTGGCGGCGGGGAAAAAAGTCGCGGTGGTTGGGGATAGCGGCGCAGGTAAATCTACACTCATCAAATTGCTATTCCGTTTTTACGATGTGGAGCAAGGGCGTATTTTGATTGACGGGCAAGATATTCGCCAATTAACCCAGGATGCATTGCGCCGCGCCATTGCCATAGTGCCGCAGGATACAGTGTTATTTAATGATTCCTTAGTGGAGAACATTCGTTATGGCCGCCCCGATGCGACGGATGAAGAAGTGCGCCATGCCATCAAACTCGCACATTTAGAGCATTTTATCGCGTCGCTCTCCCAAGGTTGGGATACCAAAGTGGGTGAGCGGGGCTTAAAGCTCTCGGGCGGGGAGAAACAGCGCGTGGCCATTGCGCGGGCGATTTTAAAAGGCTCTCCTGTCTTAGTGTTTGATGAGGCTACATCCTCTCTCGACAGCCGTTCGGAACAGGCGATTCTGTCGGCACTGCGCGAGGTTGCCAAAGGGCATACCAGCTTAGTGGTGGCGCATCGGTTATCGACCATAGTCGACGCAGACCAGATCGTGGTCTTAAGCCAAGGGGAAATTGTCGAGCAGGGGAATCATCAGTCTTTACTGGCTCAGGATGGTCTCTACGCTAAGTTGTGGCGCATACAAAATGAGCAACAACAGCTTTCGGTAGAAGTGTAA